The window AGGACAATGCGTTGCCGACATCGACCGTTCCGATCCATGGCAGGCTGAACTGTCCCGGCGTCAGGGCACGGACCAGCGCGAAGACCCCAGCCTGCAGCGCGATGAAAAGGGCGATAGTCAGACCGACCCCGATCAGCAGCAGGTTCAGGATGCGGGGCCGCAGCAGATCCGCCCAGCCCCTTGCAAGGGCGCGCCAGCCGATCATGTCTGGTTATCCGCCGGCCACACCGTCTTGGCGGCAATATCGGGGCGTGGCCGCTCTGGCGGTGTTTCGCGGCGTGTGCCGATGTGGATCAGACCGGCGACGCGCTCGTGCTGTCTCAATCCCAGATGGGCGCGACCAAAGCCTTGATTCAACGCAGCAAAACCCGTCAGCCACGACGCGCCCCAGCCCGAGGCCAGCGCCGCATTCACCAGCCCCAGGCAGACCGCACCCGCCGACAGGATCTGCTCCCATTCGGGGACTTTTTCACTGGCCACCGGCGAATAGACCACGCCAAGGATAACGGGCGAGCCAAAGGCTGCGACGGCCTTTTCGGCCAGGGCGCCATCCTGTGTTTCGGACAGAACCTCTTGGCGCAGGATCGGTTGCAGCCGGTCCAGTTCCGCGCGCTCCAGCACCAGAAAGCGCCACGGCTCCAACTTGCCATGATCGGGCGCGCGTGCCGCTAGTGTCAGCAACCGCGTGATTTCATCGCGGTCCGGTGCAGGATCGGTCAGCAGTTTTGGCGGGTGTGACCGGCGTGTCGCCAAAAACTCCAGCGCGGCGTCATTGCGGTATTCCATGGACGTCTCCTGCATCTTTCGAGGCAGATTTAGGTGCAGCGGCGGCGGATGAACAGGGGTTGTGATGCAGAACAGCTGCTGTGCATATCACGCCCATGTGCGAACTCAGCCATATGGCCCGCCCGGGCAGCACGCTTGTCGTGCGCGTGACGCCAAAGGCCGCGAGAAACAGCCTGCAGGTCGAGGACGGGCTGATCCGCATTCATGTGACTGCAGCGCCAGAGCGGGGCAAGGCGAATGCGGCGGTTCAAAAGCAACTGGCCAAGGCCCTGGGCGTGGCCAAGTCGCGATTGGTATTGGTCCGCGGGGAAACCACGCGGACCAAGCTGTTCCGCATCGACTGATCCGCCTTACAGGTTGAGCGGCGCGAAGCCCTTGAAACCCAGACTTGGCTGAATCTGCTGCAATGTCGCGGGATCCGTAACCGAAGACGGTGCTACCTGAACGCAGGCAGCAAGAAACGCCGTTGTCAGCAGCGCAATGAAGGCGGGATGGGGGATGAAATTGTGCATTAGTGCGTCCTTATGCATGGTTTGAGGTAAAAAAACTCAGTTTGGATTATCGCTGCAATCAGAGGCCGCCATGCCGCGCATTTCGGTCACGATTGCCTCGAACTGTGCCACGGTCTTTTGCGATTCGAGCTGATAAAAGACCTGCCGCCCGTGCTGGTGGCTGCTGACGATGCCAGCGCGTTCCAGAACCTGCAGATGGCGCGAAATCACAGAACGGTCCTGCGGCATGACGTCGGCAAGGCCGGTTACGTCGGAACATCCCACCCGCACAAGCTGCACGATCAGTTGCAGGCGAACAGGCTCGCAGAGGGCGCGAAAGAAATCAGCGTCCAGAATGCCCGACAGGCGCTCCGCGACATCCAGTCGCGCCGGGCAGACATCTGCAGTGAATGGAAGGTTCTGGTTCATGGGTCTAATATGTGCACGTCGGCGCACATGTCAAGACTATCGTGACAGGCGGTAATTTCCCTCGGGCAGATCCAGCGCGACGCGCAATTCGGCCAGCTGCTCCATGGTGAAGGTGATGCGCGCGACATTGCTGCCTTCGGCGTCCATTTGCTCGACCACAATCCGATCGTCGAAGCTGAGGATGACCACATCCTCGTTCAATGGGCGGCCGCCTGCCTCTGCTTCGTCGATCAGGGTGATCACGGTGGCGTCGAAATCATGCTCGATTGTGAACATTACGGCATTCCTTGTCTGTGGCAGTGGCGGGCAGGGGGCCCGGTTCGCTGAAACCTATCAGAGCCTGTTCCCGCAACCGGCGCAACCGCACCGACAATTGCGTGAGCAAGGTTGAATCTATCCTCTCGGGGGCTTTGCGCGCGTCGCGCCACAGGTTAGGATGGGCAAAAAGTTGCCGAGCAAGGCGATATACAAAAGAACGAGGCAGTGCGATGCGGATCATGAAACTGACGGGCGCGTTATTGGGCACGGTTTGGGGCGTCACGGCTTGCGCGCCAATCCCCGAAGGCGCGGTCACAACACCAACTCAGCCGGGCAGCGGCGGTACGCCCGTGCTGGCAACCCCATCACCGGACCGCGGCGGTTCGGCGACCGAGGCCGCGCGATCCTTCGTCACGGTCATGCGCAAGATGGAACCGGCCGTCGAACGCGAATGCATGCAGCGCCGCACGCAGCCGATCAATTGCGATTTCCTGTTCGTCGTGGATGACCGCGCCGGACTGGAACCAAACGCCTTTCAGACCGTCGACTCGACGGGCCGGCCGATCATCGGCTTTACCCTTTCGCTGATCGCGGCCACCCGCAACGCCGATGAACTGGCCTTCGTCGTTGGCCACGAAGCCAGCCACCATATCCTTGGGCATCTGGGCCAGAAATCCCGCGCCGCGACGGCAGGTGCGGCACTGGGAACGATCCTGGGCGCCTATACCGGCGATGCGACAGTGGTTCGGACGGCGCAGCAGATCGGTGCCTCGATCTCGGCTCGCAGTTTCTCGAAGGAATGGGAGTTGGAGGCCGACTATCTGGGCGCGATCGTCACGCTGAATGCCGGCTATGATCCCCGCAACGGCGCACGCTTCTTTGCGCGTATCCCGGACCCGGGCGACCGTATCCTGGGCACCCACCCGTCACGTGCGTCGCGAATCGCGCAGGTGGATCGTGCGGTCGAGGATTACCGGACTGGCCGCAGCCGCTAAGGCCTGTTCGGGCGCTTCCTGAGCCGAGGACAGACTGCCCCTGCGCTTTCGGGATTCACTGCGGCGCCAATGCCGCACCCGTGAATTTGTATGAGAAAACTGTGATTCGCAGGCCAGATTCTTCTTTCATACTATCTTTTTGGTTAATAAGGTCGCCTCAGAAGCAGCGGCCCTTTTCTCTGTGCCGGGCTGCCTGTGACGAAGTGAGAGGAGTCCCGGATGATCGGCGTAGTGGTTTGGAGCAATGGTGAGCGACAAAAGGCCGTTATCTGGTGCGAAGACCAAGGTGCGCTGGCATATTTGCAGGGTTGGGAGTCGCTAACGCCGGGTACAGGCTGGCCGGCGACGGGGGATCTGCTGGAACTCGACAGCGAAATGGTTGGTGACCTGCGCTTTGCCCGATCCGTCTCGATGCTCAACCGTCACCACTATGTCGAACTGCCCGATATGCTGATGGACGCTGTCAGCGAAGAGCGCCCGATGCGGCTGGCTGCATCGGGCGGCAAGCGGATCGAGGATTCGCCCAACGACGTGGCCCGTCACGGCCGGCTGGCGCGCCATCTGGCGGTTTGCGCAAGCTGACGTGATCCGCTGAGCCTGCGAATTCCCTCAAGCTGTCACAACTGGTCAGGCGCCCCGTGACAGAGCCGCGACCCCGGTTCTGGCCAGATCGACCAGACCCAAAGGCTGCATCAATTCGGCAAATGCGTCCAGTTTGGCCGGCGTACCGGTCATTTCAAAGACGAAACTTTCCAAGGTCGAATCCACCACATTTGCCCGAAAGATCTCGGCGATGCGCAGCGCTTCGACGCGCTTGTCACCCTGGCCGGTGACCTTGAACAGACCCAACTCACGCTCGACAGCCGGCCCTTCGACCGTCAAGTCGTGCACCTCATGCACGGGCACGATGCGCCCGACCTGCGCCTTGATCTGTTCGATCACCGCAGGCGTACCCCGCGTGACAATCGTGATCCTTGACCGATGGCCGCTGTGATCAACCTCGGCCACCGTCAGACTGTCGATATTATAGCCGCGCCCCGAAAACAGACCGATCACGCGCGCCAACACGCCCGGCTCGTTCTCGACCAGCACGGCAAGGGTATGGCTCTCCTCGACCTGGGCATTCGGATCGCGCAGATCATAGGCGGAGTGGCTGCTTGCGCCCTTCTGGATGTTCAGTGCATTCATCGCGAGATCTTTCTTCTTCATCCAAATATCCTGGGGGTGCGGGGGCAAGGCCCCCGCGCTTGCTACCCTATACCAGCGCTTTGCCAGCGCCCTGGATGGCGCCGTCGGTTTCGGCCTCACCCAGCAGCATTTCATTATGTGGCCGCCCTGACGGGATCATCGGAAAGCAGTTCTCGTGCTTTTCGACCAGCACATCCAGAATGAACGGGCCGTCATAATCCAGCATCTCCTGGATCGCAGCGTCCAGATCCTTGGGATCTCGCACCTGCGCGCCCTTGCAGCCAAACGCCTCGGCCAGCTTGACGAAATCGGGCAGGCTGTCCGACCATGACTGGCTGTAACGCTCGCCATGCAGCAATTGCTGCCATTGGCGGACCATGCCAAGCCGTTCGTTGTTCAGGATGAACTGCTTGACCGGCAGGCGGAACTGCACGGCAGTGCCCATTTCCTGCATGTTCATCAGCCAGCTGGCATCGCCTGCAACATTCACCACCAGCGCGTCGGGATGTGCCATCTGCACACCAATGCTGGCCGGCAGGCCATAGCCCATCGTTCCCAGCCCGCCCGAGGTCATCCAGCGGTTTGGTTCGTCGAAATGCAGATATTGTGCGGCCCACATCTGATGCTGACCGACTTCGGTCGTGATATAGCGGTCGCGCCCCTTGGTCAGTGCCTCAAGCCGCTGCAGCGCGTGTTGGGGCTTGATGATCTTGTCGCTGTTCTTGAACGACAGGCAGTTCTTCGACTTCCAGCCTTCGATCTTTTCCCACCACTTGCCCAAGGCCGCACTGTTCACCTTGCGACCGCGCGATTTCCAGATCTTCAGCATGTCCTCCAGCACATGGCCGACATCGCCGACGATGGGCAGGTCCACATGGATGACCTTGTTGATGCTGGAAGGGTCGATATCGACATGCACCTTGATCGAACCGGGGCTGAAATCGGCCACGCGCCCGGTGATCCGGTCGTCGAAACGCGCGCCCAGATTGATCATCAGATCGCAGTCATGCATCGCGAGATTGGCCTCGTAGAGGCCATGCATCCCCAGCATGCCAATCCAGTTCTTGCCGCTGGCAGGATAGGCACCCAGACCCATCAGGGTCGAGGTGACCGGAAAGCCCGTCGCATCGGCCAGTTCGCGCAACAACTGGCTGGCGCCAGTGCCCGAGTTGATGACGCCGCCGCCGGTATACAGAATGGGCCGCTCGGCCTTTTCCATCAACTCGACAAGCTGGGTGATCGCATGGGTATCGCCCTTGCGGCTCGGCTGATAGCGCGGTGGCGCGATCTGTTTGGGGCCCAGATACTCGGCCTCGGCGAATTGAACGTCCTTTGGCACATCGATCAGAACCGGCCCCGGGCGACCCGAGGTGGCGACGTGAAATGCCTTGTGCAGCGTTTCGCTGAGATGCGCGGTGTCCTTGACCAGCCAGTTATGCTTGGTGCAGGGGCGGGTGATACCGACGGTGTCTGCCTCTTGAAAGCCATCGGTGCCGATCAGAAAGGTCGGAACCTGACCCGAAATCACCACCAGCGGGATCGAATCCAGCAGCGCATCGGTCAGCCCGGTGACCGCATTGGTCGCGCCGGGCCCCGAGGTCACCAGAACCACGCCGGGCTTGCCGGTCGAGCGGGCATAGCCTTCGGCCATATGAACGGCGCCTTGTTCATGGCGCACCAGAACATGGGTGATGTCGTTCTGCTGAAAGATCTCGTCATAGATGGGTAGCACGGCCCCACCCGGATAGCCGAATACGGTATCTACGCCCTGATCTCGCAAGGCTTCGACCACCATTTTCGCACCCGTCATGACTCGGGACATATCCGTGTCTCCCATCGCTGAAAAATAAGGCGCGGAGTTTCGCCGCGCCGCCGCAAACTATGGGCGTGCACCCGCAGCGTCAATGCCCATTCGTGGAGGAAATGACCCGTTTTGGCAATTTTTTGTAATTATGTTGCGAAAAACATGGCGTCTTGGCAACTATTACTCTGGCCGTGGCAGCGAGATTCGCGCGACCTGTTCGACAATGGGATCGACCGACAGCGGATGGGTTTCGCTGCTATGGGTCTGCGGATCGCCAATGTTCTGCCAGACGCCGCCCTTGTAGATCTCCAGCGCCGAGAACCGCGCCTTGTAGTCCATCTTGCGGCTGCCGGGCACCCAATAGCCCAGATAGACATAGGGCAGGCCGGAACTGCGCGCCAATTCGATATGGTCCAGAATGATATGCGTCCCAAGGCTGGCCTGCGCCATGGACGGATCATAAAAGCTGTAGACAAGGCTCAGCCCATCATCCAGCACGTCGGTCAGGCAGACGGCGGCAAGACGATCGACATCCGCATCATGCGCCGTGGGTCCGCGATATTCGATCACCCGGCTTTTGACCGGCGTTTCCTCGACCATCGCGGCAAATTCAAAGATATCCATATCGGCCATGCCGCCATCGGCATGACGCTGGTCCAGATACCCGCGGAACAGTTCATACTGCTCTTCGGTTGCCCAGGCGCTTGTCGACAGCCGGCGCAGCGCGGCATTACGTCGCAGCAACCGCCGTTGCGTCCGGGAGGGCTTAAAATCCGCCACCCGGATGCGCGCCGACATGCAGGCGGTGCAGCTTTCACAACTGGGCCGGTAAAGCACGTTCTGCGAACGCCGAAATCCTTGCCGGGACAGGGCATTGTTCAGCTCTGATGCATTCTCGCCATGCAGCGCGGTGAACAGTTTACGTTCAGCGCGGCCATGCAAATACGGACAGGGCTGCGGGGCTGTCACATAAAATTGCGGTGCATGTGGCAGGGTATGGCGCATCAGCAACCCGCCGCATGAAGCAAGAGAAATTCGTTCGCCATGCACCCTGCCGGACCGCTCCGGCTTCCCATCCGTTTCATGCCATGAGCGAAACCCTAGCAACCTTTCCGCCAAGCGCCAAGCGTTCTTGGGGTTAACGCGAGGCCCGTTGACGCGATTTGGCCGATGGCTAGTGTCGGACCATGGATTTTGTCTCTTCGATCAATCGCCTGCCTCTGGCCCACGATTCGGTTCGCGCCGATGATGCACGCCAGACCCTTGCCGGTCTGCCCGCCGCATTTGTCGATCTTGCGGCAGGGGCGGCGGGCTCGAGCCCCTATCTTGCCGGTCTGATCAACCGCGAAGCCGAGTGGCTGGCCGAGGGTCTGGACCGGCCGGATCTGGTGGTCGAGGAAATGGCCGGTTTCGAAGATCTGGATGCCGATGATCTGGGCGTGGCCTTGCGCCGAGCCAAACGCCGCGTCGCCCTGTATACCGCGCTGGCCGATCTGGGCGGCGTCTGGTCTTTGGAACAGGTCACCGGCGCTTTGTCCGATCTGGCCGACCGCGCCAGCGATCTGGCCCTGCGTGTGCACATCGCGGTCGAGGAAAAGCGCGGCAAGCTGCCAACCGCCCGCGAAGGCACCGACGCGGCTGGACTGTTTGCCCTGGCCATGGGCAAGGGCGGCGCGCGCGAGTTGAACTATTCCTCGGATATCGACCTGATCGTCTTTTACGATGACGAAGCCTACGCGCCCGATGATCGCCACGAGGCGCGCGCCGCCCTGATCCGCGCCACCCGCAAGGCTGCGGCCACATTGTCGGACAATACCGAGCACGGCTATGTTTTCCGCACCGATCTGCGCCTGCGCCCCGATGCGGCGGTGACCCCGGTCTGTATCTCGGCCTCAGCCGCGCTGGCCTATTACGAAGCCGAAGGCCGCACCTGGGAACGCGCCGCCTATATCAAGGCGCGGCCCTGCGCTGGCGATCTGGCTGCCGGACAGCGGTTTCTGGATGAATTGCGGCCCTTTGTCTGGCGCAAGCATCTGGATTTCGCGGCCATTCAGGACGCCCATGACATGCGGCTGCGTATTCGCGACCACAAGGGACTTGGCGGGCGGCTGGAGGTGCCCGGCCACAATATGAAACTGGGACAGGGCGGTATCCGCGAGATCGAGTTCTTTACCCAGACCCGGCAATTGATCGCCGGTGGCCGCGATCCCGATCTGCGCCTGCGTGACACGGTGGGCGGCCTGACGGCGCTGGCGGAAAAGGGCTGGGTTCCGCCCGAGGCGGCAGCCGATCTGGTGGAACATTATCGACAGCACCGCGAGGTCGAACACCGTATCCAGATGGTGAATGACGCCCAGACCCACACCCTGCCCAAGGATGACGAAGGCCTGACGGTGATCGCGCAGCTGATGGGGCAGTCGGATGTCGCGGCGTGGTCGGATAACCTGAAATCCCGTCTGGTGCGCGTGCATGAACTGACCGAAAGCTTCTTTGCGCCCGGCGATACCGGCGAGTTGCCTGACCTGTCCGAAGAAGCCGAAAAGATCATTGCGCGCTGGTCCGAATATCCGGCGCTCAGATCGGATCGGGCGCGGGCGATCTTTCGCCGCGTCCAGCCCGAGTTGTTGGCGCGGATGAAACGTGCGTCCCATCCCGACGAGGCGCTGGCCCGTTTCGACAGTTTCCTCTCTGGCTTGCCTGCCGGGGTGCAGCTGTTTTCGCTGTTCGAGGCCAATCCGCAACTGATCGAACTGATCGTCGATATCTGCGGCACCGCACCGGGGCTGGCTGGTTATCTGTCGCGTCATCCGGCGGTGCTGGACGCGGTCCTGGTCGGCTCTTTCTTTGCGCCATGGCCGCGTGCGCAAGGCTTGCAGGAAAGCCTGACCCGCGCCTTGCGTGCGGCGCTGGATGCCCCCGATGGCGGCTATGAGCGCGCCTTGGATGCCGCCCGGCGTTGGGCGCATGAATGGCATTTCCGCGTTGGCGTGCATCTGCTGCGCGGTCTGATCGATGCCGATGAGGCGGCGGTGCAATATGCCGATCTGGCCGATGCGGCGATTGCGGCGCTGTTTCCTGCAACCGCCGAGGAATTCGCCCGCCGCCATGGTCCCTTGCCCGGACGCGGGGCCGTGGTTCTGGGCATGGGGTCGCTTGGGGCAAGGCAGTTGAACACAGGCTCGGATCTGGACCTGATCGTGATCTATGACGCAGACGGCGAAGACAGTTCCGAGGGGCCGCGTCCGCTTGCCGTTCGGCCCTATTATGCGCGGCTGACGCAGGCGATGATTACCGCCGTCTCGGCGCCCACAGCCGAAGGGCGGCTTTACGAGGTCGACATGCGCCTGCGACCCTCGGGGCGTCAGGGACCTGTTGCGACCAGCATCGGCAGTTTCGAGAACTATCAGATGACCGAAGCCTGGACATGGGAGCATCTGGCCCTGACCCGCGCGCGCCCTGTCGCCTTTGCGGGTGGCGACGGCGCGGAGCTGGCCGATCGGATCGAGGCCCTGCGGCTAGAGGTTCTGCAAGAGCGCGGCACCGATCCTCGCGTCATGCCCGATCTGGCCGAGATGCGTGACCGCATCTTTCGCGCCAAGGCGCAGGACGGCGAATGGGAGGCCAAGATCGGCCCGGGTCGTCTGCAGGATATCGAGCTGCTGGCGCAGTCCTTTGCCTTGCGCGGGGCGGAACCTGCACGCGGGGCCGCAGCGCAGATCCGCGCCGGCAAGAAAGCCGGGTTGATCGAGGCCGAACAGGCCGACCGTCTGCTTTCGGCGCATCGTTTCCTGTGGCGACTGCATGCTGCGGGGCGTCTGCTGACAGACCGGCCGCTGAACATGACAGAGCTCGGCGTGGGCGGTCAGGATCTGCTGCTGCGCGAAACCGGCTGCGATACGCTGGATCAACTGGCCGCGCGGCTGTCAGAGCTGTCGGCTGAGGCTGCGCAGATCATCGCGGAACAGTTGCCCGCGTCCAGTGAGGCTGAGTGATGATCTGCCGGGTCGGTTGGCGGGTCGGATAGCCGGAAAGATCAGGGACGGCCGGTAGATTGCCGCCCGCCTAAAGCCGCCGCCTTGCCCGCAGCGCCGCGCTGATGGTCCCGTCATCCAGATAGTCCAGCTCACCGCCGATGGGAACGCCCTGGGCAAGGCCGGTCACGGTCACGCCGGTGCTGTCCAGCGCATCGGCGATGTAATGGGCGGTGGTCTGGCCGTCGACGGTCGCGTTCAGCGCCAGGATCACCTCGGTCGCCCGTTCGCGCTGGATGCGGTCGACCAGGTTGGGGATGCCCAGATCCTCGGGGCCGATTTCGTCCAGCGCCGACAGTGTGCCACCCAGCACATGATACCGGCCTTTGAAAGCATGGCCGCGTTCCAGCGCCCAAAGATCGGCGACATCCTCGACCACGCAGATCTCGCCAGTTGCGCGGTCAGGATCGGCGCAGATCGCGCAGGTGTCGCGGTCTGTGATATTGCCGCAGGTCATGCACTCGCGCGAATGCTGGGCCACGCTGTCCAGCAGTTGCGCCAGTTGCGCCATCTGGCCTGCGCGCTTGCGGATCAGATGCAGCACGACACGGCGGGCCGAACGCGGCCCAAGGCCGGGCAGGCGGCTCATCAGCGCGATCAGCGCCTGAATGTCGTCGCTGCCCTCGGCCATCCGGTCAGAACGGCAGCTTCATATCGGCAGGCAGGCCCAGTTCCTGGGTGATCCGCGACATTTCCTGCTGGCTGCGATCCTGCGCGCGACGCTGCGCATCCTTGATCGCCGCCAGGATCAGGTCCTCGACCACCTCTTTTTCCGAGGCGACAAAGATCGAGGGATCGATCTCCAGCGCCGTCAACTCGCCCTTGGCGGTTGCGGTTGCCTTGACCAGACCAGCGCCGGATTCGCCGGTGACCTTGATGGCCTCCAGATCTTCCTGCATCTTCTGCATCTTGTCCTGCATGTCCTTGGCGCTCTGCATCATCTTGGCCATGTCGCCAAAGCCGCCCAAACCTTTCAGCATCTCATACCTCGTCCTCGAAAGGGTCCCATTCTTCGACCTCGGCTACCACGCCATCGACCGTCTCATGCAGGGATGTAGCGTCTGGTTCCGGTGATTCAACCGCCTCTGGCAGGATGGTGACCTTGACCGGTCCGGCAGAGGGAAAGGCCTGATAGATGGCCTTGACCACAGGCAGATCCATCGCATCGGCTTCGTCCTGACGCTGGCGGGCGGCTGTGGTCTCGGCGATCGTGGCTGCGCCGCCGGTATTGACCACGCTGACACCCCAACGCTGGCCGCCGGTCCAACCGCGCAGCCGGTCAGCCAGTCGCTGCGCCAGATCGCGCGGCGCGTCGCCACTGGGCTGGAACTCTATCCGACCGGGGGAATAGCGGACCAGCGCGACGTGATTTTCGACCTGGGTCAGCAGGACCATGTCGCGCATGCGGCGGATCAACTCTACGACCGACTGAAAATCCGGATAGGCCTCGAACGCCTCGGGCGACAACGCCAGCGCGGTGGCCTGACCCGAAGGTTGGGCGGCGATGGCTGAAGGCCGGGCGGCAGCGGACGGCGCCTGCCCTGCAGGTGACGAGCCACCGTTCGATGCAGCCGGCGTTGCGGGCCTTGCGAATTCGCCGGCTGCCTGCGCCTGCTGGACCTTGCGGATCAACGCCTCAGGGTCGGGCAGATCGGCGACATGGGTTAACCGGATGATCGCCATCTCGGCGGACATCATGGCGTTGGGCGCGATCGAAACCTCTTCCAGTGCCTTCAGCAGCATCTGCCACAGGCGCGTCAGCGCCCGCATCGGCAGCTTGTCTGCCAGTTCCTTTCCGCGGGTCCGTTCATCGGGGGAAACGGTAGGGTCTTCCACGGCTTCGGGCGTGATCTTGACCACCGAAATCCAATGCGTGATCTCGGCCAGATCGCGCAGCACGGCAACCGGGTCGGCGCCGTCGGCATATTGCGCGCCCAGTTCGGCCAGCGCCGCTGCCGCATCGCCGCGCAGGATCATCTCGAACAGGTCAATGACGCGACCGCGGTCGGCCAGACCCAGCATGGCGCGCACCTGGTCGGCGGTTGTCTCGCCCGCACCGTGGCTGATCGCCTGATCCAGCAGCGAGGTCGCGTCGCGTGCCGAGCCCTCTGCGGCGCGTGTGATCAGGGCCAGCGCGTCCGCAGTGATCCGGGCGTTTTCCGCTCCGGCGATCTTTTCCAGCAGCGCAATCATCACCTCGGGCTCGATCCGGCGCAGGTCGAAACGCTGGCAGCGCGACAACACCGTGACCGGCACCTTGCGGATTTCGGTCGTGGCGAAGATGAATTTCACATGGGGCGGCGGTTCCTCCAGCGTCTTGAGCAGCGCGTTGAAGGCGCTGGTCGACAGCATGTGAACCTCGTCGATGATATAGATCTTGTAGCGCGCGCTGGCGGCCCGGTAATGCACGCTTTCGATGATTTCGCGGATATCGCCAACGCCGGTGCGCGACGCCGCATCCATTTCAAGAACGTCGACATGGCGGCCTTCGCTGATCGCCACGCAATGTTCGCAGGTGCCGCAAGGCTCGGTCGTGGGGCCGCCCTCGCCATCGGGGCCGATGCAGTTCATGCCCTTGGCGATGATCCGCGCGGTGGTCGTTTTCCCGGTTCCGCGAATGCCGG is drawn from Paracoccus tegillarcae and contains these coding sequences:
- a CDS encoding nitroreductase family protein — encoded protein: MEYRNDAALEFLATRRSHPPKLLTDPAPDRDEITRLLTLAARAPDHGKLEPWRFLVLERAELDRLQPILRQEVLSETQDGALAEKAVAAFGSPVILGVVYSPVASEKVPEWEQILSAGAVCLGLVNAALASGWGASWLTGFAALNQGFGRAHLGLRQHERVAGLIHIGTRRETPPERPRPDIAAKTVWPADNQT
- a CDS encoding DUF167 domain-containing protein, which translates into the protein MCELSHMARPGSTLVVRVTPKAARNSLQVEDGLIRIHVTAAPERGKANAAVQKQLAKALGVAKSRLVLVRGETTRTKLFRID
- a CDS encoding ArsR/SmtB family transcription factor: MNQNLPFTADVCPARLDVAERLSGILDADFFRALCEPVRLQLIVQLVRVGCSDVTGLADVMPQDRSVISRHLQVLERAGIVSSHQHGRQVFYQLESQKTVAQFEAIVTEMRGMAASDCSDNPN
- a CDS encoding M48 family metallopeptidase; protein product: MRIMKLTGALLGTVWGVTACAPIPEGAVTTPTQPGSGGTPVLATPSPDRGGSATEAARSFVTVMRKMEPAVERECMQRRTQPINCDFLFVVDDRAGLEPNAFQTVDSTGRPIIGFTLSLIAATRNADELAFVVGHEASHHILGHLGQKSRAATAGAALGTILGAYTGDATVVRTAQQIGASISARSFSKEWELEADYLGAIVTLNAGYDPRNGARFFARIPDPGDRILGTHPSRASRIAQVDRAVEDYRTGRSR
- the ilvN gene encoding acetolactate synthase small subunit, translating into MNALNIQKGASSHSAYDLRDPNAQVEESHTLAVLVENEPGVLARVIGLFSGRGYNIDSLTVAEVDHSGHRSRITIVTRGTPAVIEQIKAQVGRIVPVHEVHDLTVEGPAVERELGLFKVTGQGDKRVEALRIAEIFRANVVDSTLESFVFEMTGTPAKLDAFAELMQPLGLVDLARTGVAALSRGA
- a CDS encoding acetolactate synthase 3 large subunit, which produces MSRVMTGAKMVVEALRDQGVDTVFGYPGGAVLPIYDEIFQQNDITHVLVRHEQGAVHMAEGYARSTGKPGVVLVTSGPGATNAVTGLTDALLDSIPLVVISGQVPTFLIGTDGFQEADTVGITRPCTKHNWLVKDTAHLSETLHKAFHVATSGRPGPVLIDVPKDVQFAEAEYLGPKQIAPPRYQPSRKGDTHAITQLVELMEKAERPILYTGGGVINSGTGASQLLRELADATGFPVTSTLMGLGAYPASGKNWIGMLGMHGLYEANLAMHDCDLMINLGARFDDRITGRVADFSPGSIKVHVDIDPSSINKVIHVDLPIVGDVGHVLEDMLKIWKSRGRKVNSAALGKWWEKIEGWKSKNCLSFKNSDKIIKPQHALQRLEALTKGRDRYITTEVGQHQMWAAQYLHFDEPNRWMTSGGLGTMGYGLPASIGVQMAHPDALVVNVAGDASWLMNMQEMGTAVQFRLPVKQFILNNERLGMVRQWQQLLHGERYSQSWSDSLPDFVKLAEAFGCKGAQVRDPKDLDAAIQEMLDYDGPFILDVLVEKHENCFPMIPSGRPHNEMLLGEAETDGAIQGAGKALV
- a CDS encoding arginyltransferase, translated to MRHTLPHAPQFYVTAPQPCPYLHGRAERKLFTALHGENASELNNALSRQGFRRSQNVLYRPSCESCTACMSARIRVADFKPSRTQRRLLRRNAALRRLSTSAWATEEQYELFRGYLDQRHADGGMADMDIFEFAAMVEETPVKSRVIEYRGPTAHDADVDRLAAVCLTDVLDDGLSLVYSFYDPSMAQASLGTHIILDHIELARSSGLPYVYLGYWVPGSRKMDYKARFSALEIYKGGVWQNIGDPQTHSSETHPLSVDPIVEQVARISLPRPE
- a CDS encoding glutamine-synthetase adenylyltransferase, with amino-acid sequence MDFVSSINRLPLAHDSVRADDARQTLAGLPAAFVDLAAGAAGSSPYLAGLINREAEWLAEGLDRPDLVVEEMAGFEDLDADDLGVALRRAKRRVALYTALADLGGVWSLEQVTGALSDLADRASDLALRVHIAVEEKRGKLPTAREGTDAAGLFALAMGKGGARELNYSSDIDLIVFYDDEAYAPDDRHEARAALIRATRKAAATLSDNTEHGYVFRTDLRLRPDAAVTPVCISASAALAYYEAEGRTWERAAYIKARPCAGDLAAGQRFLDELRPFVWRKHLDFAAIQDAHDMRLRIRDHKGLGGRLEVPGHNMKLGQGGIREIEFFTQTRQLIAGGRDPDLRLRDTVGGLTALAEKGWVPPEAAADLVEHYRQHREVEHRIQMVNDAQTHTLPKDDEGLTVIAQLMGQSDVAAWSDNLKSRLVRVHELTESFFAPGDTGELPDLSEEAEKIIARWSEYPALRSDRARAIFRRVQPELLARMKRASHPDEALARFDSFLSGLPAGVQLFSLFEANPQLIELIVDICGTAPGLAGYLSRHPAVLDAVLVGSFFAPWPRAQGLQESLTRALRAALDAPDGGYERALDAARRWAHEWHFRVGVHLLRGLIDADEAAVQYADLADAAIAALFPATAEEFARRHGPLPGRGAVVLGMGSLGARQLNTGSDLDLIVIYDADGEDSSEGPRPLAVRPYYARLTQAMITAVSAPTAEGRLYEVDMRLRPSGRQGPVATSIGSFENYQMTEAWTWEHLALTRARPVAFAGGDGAELADRIEALRLEVLQERGTDPRVMPDLAEMRDRIFRAKAQDGEWEAKIGPGRLQDIELLAQSFALRGAEPARGAAAQIRAGKKAGLIEAEQADRLLSAHRFLWRLHAAGRLLTDRPLNMTELGVGGQDLLLRETGCDTLDQLAARLSELSAEAAQIIAEQLPASSEAE
- the recR gene encoding recombination mediator RecR, giving the protein MAEGSDDIQALIALMSRLPGLGPRSARRVVLHLIRKRAGQMAQLAQLLDSVAQHSRECMTCGNITDRDTCAICADPDRATGEICVVEDVADLWALERGHAFKGRYHVLGGTLSALDEIGPEDLGIPNLVDRIQRERATEVILALNATVDGQTTAHYIADALDSTGVTVTGLAQGVPIGGELDYLDDGTISAALRARRRL